The region TATTTCTGTTACAAATTGCGAACCGTGGCCTCATTGATTCACTGTATAATCCACGCAGAAACCCCATGGGCACACCCCTGTGGTAGTGATTAATGAAATGGTAATGAAATCATTCAGCACGATTTCCGGACTTGCTcacatcaaccaaccagcggGTGTTCCGTTGTCTCGAATTCCTATTACCGGTTAGGGTTGATGGCAGGTCTTGGTATTTACGACAAACGACCAAACGACTAGATGGTGCTACAAGCTGGGCTGCAAGCACAACATGGAACCCAATTATCTGGTACAATCTGTTAACGGGTGCCACCATCAGACCGGATACGGGAAATCGAGAGTAACAGCACATTCGGTATTCGTGATGTGTCACGTAGCCTTGGACGTGGACACATTGACGGTAGCCTTAGCTGTCGTTTTCAGTGTCGAGCTTTTGCCTTCCGCTGCAACTGTTGCGCATCCATGGGTACACAGTAGTAAGGGAACTGTGGTCGGCCTTGGTTGGTTATGGTTAGTTGATGGCTGAAACGCCTTCCAGTTACACAGTAAGGACGATCCAGTGGCATtctgcgccattttgtgatcCCTGATCTGCCACTGTTATCGACACAATAAGGTCCGATGGCATGCCTACGGTTCGTGGCTAATCAATCGGATGATGCTAGCATGCGGTTGTGCGGTGATCAGGATGTTGGCACACTAATCAAATTCCCCTCGTGCTAGTGCTTAAGCGTTTGCTTCAATCGGGTTGCTTAATGAGAAGTTGAGTGATGTTACAAAGGAATCGATGCAGCACTAGTTTTATGTGCTACGATGTTGTGATGTTAACACATTGGGTTACAGATACCATATGTTCACATCTGTTTCGGTTAGGAAATAGTTGTGATAAATCGGTTTTTATGCATAAATATTGTGAGCTTTATTAGCTCGCTTCGATTGTAGAAACCCTTTATAATTGTACCTAGAAACAAGTATTGATAATGAACAAGATACTATTACTAGATGAAAAAATGACTAGCTGATTATctgattttggttttcacAAAACTAGATGTCTACTTTGAATGCTTTATTCACTATTCTAAATTTATCTCCTTACTCACCTAACACTTGTGTTTTCGTACTAAAACAATTGTGTGTGGGCTTCGAATTATTTGCTTTCGGTAGTTATCTACTGCAAATAGCCAATAGGCAATATTGACTACTCGGATACACCATTCATCTTACCTTTACACCCCGAACGGTAACCACTAAACTCCTGAGCACTTCACCTTAGACTTGTAAGAGCCACAGCttcgcttcatcatcaccatcgaacatcgtttcgtttgctttgtttgtaaACTGTAAATTATCCAAATGAATCAACATCAAGACGAAGCATACTTTAGCTACCTTTTGCCTAGCTGTATCATTAGCCAAACGACCATCCAACAAACTCGGTATACTATTCTCTCGATGCACTTCCCCTCTTCCAATAGCGCTTAGGCGTCCAGGCATTCATCAGCGAACTCAGTCACTCAGTAGAAACCACTCGGTAGCACATTTGCGCAAAAATTAGTAGATCTCGATCGCTAGACTCGTAACAtgccaaataaaaaaaaaccgcattCAATATACTTATCCGTACATTTTTGTAACGAACACGTTGTTCATTTCAAACTATACCAGTGATCATTAGTAAACAAAAGCAAGGGATTTTGTTTCCCGACatatatataaatatgaaCATTATCTATATATCATGAAAAATTTCTTCATTTGTGTATGGCCCATTTGAACTCTAGTTTTAAGTGATATTTGTTTAGTGTGTATAAATAATCCATGAATACTGATTACTTTatgattttccaaaattaATGCACTGGCACGTCTTACCAAAGACTGCGAGTGCAGCCAATGAGGTCAGCATTATGAGCAACAATCGAGCGATAGAGAATGCAATCGGTGATAAATAGTATTAGCCATCGCTCGACTGATGCCATCAATGCTGCTTCACTATGAACGACCCCATTGGCTGCTACTATGTTAGCTCAGAGCGTCGCGATGGGGGCGTCCGGTCTTTCACCGATGCGCTCTCTTCGCTATCgctttattcgtttttttgtgatcGTCTCCTCTTCCTATTTTCCCTTATGTGTCATGTTAATTCTTACGTTCCGTTTCGGTTAACCTGATTCACTTCACTCGACACATCATAACCCCATACTCTCACCAGCAAGCATTCAATGACAGAGCTATACCAGAAACGACAACAGATCAACGCACTAGAGCAAAGCAACAGTGAACAGCAAAGCACATAAAGCAACGACGAGATGAAGCAAGGCATACATTTTCGTAAACGAATAAATGACATTCATTTTTACGTTCTTTTAATTGGAGgggtaaaaaaaagtaatcttGCAAACATGTTCCAAATCCGTTGATACCATGCATCATcggaaagcaaagcaaatcaaGCGCAGTCCAAACGATTGGGTGGTTACTGTTCATAAACTATCTCAGTTGTTGCCAAGCTTAGTGGATATGTCCTTATTATGATGAATCGTTCGTGTCTTTAATCCTATAGCGATGAAGCACCAGCATACAGTTACTAAAACCCCTTCAGTGAGATTTTGTAGCAATATTATCATTGTCATTTGAAAGTGTTCTTTTTATCCCTTACACAattctgtggtgtggtgtgtggctcTAGCATCCTTGATTTAAACTTACTTTTCTCGCtgaatggttttttgggaaatgtaAACGTATTTGCGGTTCTTACGATATCTAATACTGCAGATAGATGATGGGTGCACCAAAGTAATGCATCCTACACGAGCactatttttatattttgtttgtATAATATCCCGACAAAACGAAACTAAATTAATCAACATTGACTGTAATCGTGTTGGTTATAAGTACACTTTTGCTAATTGAAAGGATGAAGCTGGTGTTTCACCAGACGATCAACAATATTTATTGAGCTTAATTAAAATCATGCTCGCACAGCAACGTAAGATCCACGTATTCAACGCAGCTCGAACAAAAGCTCGGTTGGTCCAATGGGATACCATATCTGATTATTGATCCATTTTGTGTAGAACAGCCTCTGGGCTGTAATAACGGACATCTTTGCTTATCTGATGCAGCTTACGATTCTCTAGAGAACGTATTACGAAAAGGTAGTATGGAACAATGTATTGAACTTGTTCCTTTGGTTCTGTCTCATTTTCACATTGGCGAATAACAAGATCAGAAGCTgccaataaatatttaaaatcaatatttgagATTCGATAAAATACTTTGTACTGACTCTCTCAATTACGTTCCTATCTCCTACCTATATGTTACACTACGTTCGTCAAACCGTTATCAGCCGGCCACAAGAAAGGTAGAGTTGACTTATTACCTCTAGCACACATCGCCACAAGCTCTTTTGAATGTTTATCTCGAAGCCTTCCTCCAGTTGTCATGTTTCActataaaaatggaaaaattatACAATATAAAAATACGTTCATTGGTTGCGTTCGTACGATTTAGTATTATTTTCGATCTGTTATATTTTAAACGCAAGCCTATTTTCGACAATTGTCACGCCATTAAAAAGCAAGTTAACGGAAAAATCATGAGGATAACTGCAACCTATTGCGGCtgttaaaatatttcaattcaGTTTTTGCTTTAGCTTTCGCAAATTTTTCCGTCTTCTCCACGTTGTCCGCTGTGTTTCAATTAATCATTGGGCTACCGCTTCTTGCCGTATCTTGTTGTGTGcatcaggttttttttgcatagcTGAAAGCGGATTTGTCTTTGAAGAAGTCATATTAATTGCAACTAATTCATGTCCCTTTTACTTTTAGAATTTTTTCATTTAGGAAGATTAACGTTTTCTCAGATACTTAGAATAATCGTAGACATAGACTTGTTACCTTCAGAAAATGATCGTCCATAGGTTGAAGTAGACCATAATATTCATAACAATATCAACATGTCAACGAAGACCATTAATAGTGGGcaacaggatgatgatgggtttttggttaaTGTAAAGGGGACTATTAAGACCCAACTTTTGCCGTTTCGCTTCTCGTTGTTGCTGACAGTATACACCGGTTTACTAAAATCAATCCATCGAAATGATGCGAAAGATTGAGTGAGATGCTTTTTATATTCTACACGTAACAcaatttttccttctctctagAAGTAACACTTTTAACCAACTACTTTTATACTCGAATTACACATTTATACTAGAACAGTTACACACTTCTAGCCGATcttttttgattttattgGTTCGTTGTTACGACACTTAATCGCTGCATATAGCAGCgatttgaatgtttgattCTTACATGCCAGCtattttgtttgctctttgctCTATTTTTCATAACCTTTTATTCctgtctatctgtctgtctgtctctctgtccgtCTTTTTCTAACGTATGTTTTGAACCATCTTTCTTCCTCTATAAATGGTCTTTTAATCTTGTAACTCTTTTTTCTATAATGTCGATTTACTTTCTACTATATCTGCCACATTTGTTTGGTATCTTATCTCAATTTTATTGATCGCCTGGCTCTATTTGTTTTCTATTCCAAAtcattgaaacaaaaaaaaattgcgtGTTTTTCTACCATTCTCAACATACGCggattttatttcgtttttgaatgcatttttctcAATTATTGCAATTTGTGttagtttgaaattttaaaagcATTATTCGCTTCTTACGTAAAAGAAAACGTTGAATAAGCTAAATACAAGTTCAAGTGCACCGGCCTTAGTGACTAAGTGTGagttgtgttttgttctttttttttgtctactTTCAATCCTTTAGTGCTACTGGTGGAGCCGACTCTCGTCCAGCTACGGGTCCTGGCACCCCGACCGAAGAGAATGCTGGACAAATCGGACAAGGTAGTCCTAGTACTTGATAGTTCTAGCCCGGATGATATTAACGTTTCCGTTTGTACTCTGTTCAGTTACACATAAAGTTACTGCTGGAGCTAAATCGATTGGTTCGTTCCTGTACTCTTCGTTTAACAAAGCCGGAGATAAGATTAAACATCTGAAAGACAACGTAAGTAGTTCGCATTTTAAAGACCAATGTTTGATCGATGTATGTCCGAAAGCCTGTAGCTTAACCcatcgctttctttctctttcctgtCACGGCAGAGCATTCTCGGTGAGTTTAGCAAGGAACAGGAAGCATTTATCAAAAATCAGCAGGGAGGCAATGGCGCTGGTGTGTGCCCTTGGGTAGGACATGCTAATGAGGCAAAGATCAAGGAAGAAATTCTCAGCTTGTCGGCGGTAAGTTCTATGGGATGAGGAAGACCGAGTGGTGGTAATTGGAAATGCAACTTCGACCCTGAATGTATGTTATATTCCGTACTTGCTCACGTTCCAGGATCGCAGAAACTTCGTTCGCGCCCCACCGGCTGGCGTTGAGTTTGAGTTCGACTACGATTCTTCCTACCCAGTTGCATTGGCCATCATGAACGATGATAAAGAACTGGAGAAGATGCGCTTTGAATTGGTCCCAAAAATGTAAGTATTGCAAGGTGATCATGATTGGGAACCGTATTGCACAACGTTTCTCTGTTACGCATTACAGCATTACGGAAGAAAGCTTCTGGCGTAACTACTTCTACCGCGTTTCCCTAATATGCCAAGCCGCTGACCTGGGAACGCTGGGCGATTCTAATGAGTTCGTAAAACGTGGCGCCAGTGAAGATACAGAGGGTAATGTACATTGTTTGCTTCACCTAGATTCTAACCCCCGAGGGTTGTTTTCCTCCATCCGATGTATCCACCCGACCCTCATTTACTATTCTCTCTGTAGTGTTTAACTTTTAATTTGCTCTTAGCAGACGAAGGCTTTTTACCTCAACGGCATGTTTACAGTTcgttttagtttgtttttctgcACTTCCTTTTCGGTTGGTTACTTCCATCCCATTACGCAATCTCCAATAGATGGGCTTTTTTATTAGGCTAGAAATAATGAATATGTTATGTAAGCTAGCGGTCCACCTGTCCAACTGAATCCAAACATAATAGCTCTATCAAAACAATTAGCATCGAACAGAGAATCATATGTGGGAACAGATAGGTTGCAATATGCGAATGAGATGGTTTTTCTTACGTGATCTGTGTTGTAAGTCATATAATTCTTTTATGTTATGTTTTAAACTTCAATATTTACTTTTAGGGCTTCTCTAGTTTATTGTAATTTTTCATATGTTGTATCTTATTTTAACgtgtatttatgtttattttctgtttttaaaaTTGTCGAACAACATTATGCCACCAACATCATCGAAAAGGTTCCGTACCTGTAGCTTCTGATGCTTCAAAATGCAAGGTGCCAGATAGTGCAAAATCTTCCACTGCCGCACCTGAAAGCTCTCGTGAGAGTGAGAAGGCCGATATGACCGCCAAAGATGTGCCAGCTAATGCAAGTGCTAGTACCGGTGCTGTCCTTAAGAACAAGCCCAGCGAATTCGTGTCTGATAGCTTTCAAACGAATGAGCAAGACCTGGCAGAGGTGCAGGCTGGCATGAAAACGCTTGGTATTGATAGTCTCGCCCGGCAGGCAAATGAATCCATTGGCCAAGAGCTCGAGAAAACGGGTAAGCCAATATGTGCAGTGATGCGTGATTGATAAACAACAAGTGCAAATAATTCTAACATCCTCTGCGGGGTGAAGTTACTCGGGTTTGTGTTATCTTTGGTATCGAGTGGAATTGACAATGTAAGGTCCGAGTGTTTACAATTCACACCGTATCTTATAGGGTTAGTCTTTCagtagaagagaagaaaatttgGGGTGTACGATATGGTATAATTTGAATGCTGCCTGGAATGCGTTCCAATAATGATGCTAAACCGAACGACACGTACGCGCAACACACGTCTTGTGCAAACAGTAGAACAGCAGTTATCAACACTGTGCGAATTTGCTTAGCCACTGTTTGGTCAGTACCATTGTTCTTATCAGTTGAGTGCATGAACGAAAAGCACGCGGCTCCATACCGGTAGCTGGCAACTATGAAACGAGCGCACCAAACATTATAGACTAACATGCTTGCGTACGTAGCTCTTAGAGCACAGAGACGGAGATAGTCGTATGACTGACTGTGAACGCTATTATAAATGGTGACTATTTCTTAACCTTTTCCAGATATTCAGTCGAGTAACAGCGGCAAAACCACCGGTAGGTTGGTTCAGATTAATACTAGAGTTTGCTCCTTAATAGGCGATCGTCTCGAGGTCCAATCCATTTTTATTGGCACACTAATATCTTTTGGGAGTATCAGATTCTTGAACACCCACTTCGTCGCTTCAGATTTACGCCATCTGTCACCTGATGGCATTGCCTTCGTCTTGTAGATGGTGAACGtttctctttctgctgctggtggtttggtgtatgtgtgtgttttgatcCTCAGTGTACTTACCtattgcatttttaatcaCCCAGCTGTGGTCAATGTTCCATCTGCGCCTCACTTTTTTCTCTAGAATGTGGTAGCGTCACGTGCGGGTCGCCTGCTATAATATTTGCTATCCTTCTGACCGTTCCAGATGATCGTTTAAAAAATGGGCCGGTGTTACGGAATTGCTGTAACATTCGATTCCCTTAGCTTCTTCATCTCTCTAACTTCAACGCAATGAACCCACCAACCTGTCAGATAGTTCTGTACGCTGACGGTAGGACGATAGTATTTACTTCTATTTACACtgctcccgctctctctctctctctctgtctgtctctttatctttctttctctcgacCCCTTTCTCTTGCTCACCTTAcatcttttgttttctaatctaagaaagtaacaaaaaaaaaactgcatccCATTTTTGTTTCCCTTGCTGTGATGCGTGCAAAAGAGCAATTGGTCCGTTCCTTACGCTTTCGGTCGCGAATCCTATCACGTAGTTGCAAACAGTGTCACAGCGGTGTTCGTCCTGACGGTTGGCCTACAAGGGGAGCTATTTATCGCCAAGTAGTGCCATCATTTGGCAGATATTTAGCTGTCCATTTGATGTATTCAATGTAAAAAGGATACGGTTCAAACACTGTTCCTTCTGGTTTCAAAATTGGCTATGCGTACCTCCAGGTGGAGTGATAGTGGTGACGATTCACTTGCTCTGAACACGGTCCCTTTCCTTATATAAGTATTCTTTCAACGCCCGTGCTTATACAGCATCCAGTGGAACGATAGCCACATCTTAGCGATGAATTTGATTGAAATCGAATGTAATACTAGGTGGCGGATATTCTAATTgatcgtgtatgtgtgtacgtgtgtgtctgttcgttATTTCAACCCTAAATTTTCCACTCACTTTGTATGGTCTCGTCCGCTCGAAAAAATGCTTTCAGCTGTGCATCTTCTCACGTTCTTTCTCACTCTGCTCAACTGCGCTAGCTAGCTACTAGCTactgtgttcgtgtgtgtgaGCGATCGTATGATTTAACTCTTTTATGATCTTTTTTGTCTACTACTGTATGAATCAATGTTCGTATCGCATTTGAATGCACTAAAGCGATGTTTTAGAGAATTTGCTTCCTTATATACTATCTGAGATGGGCGGGGTGCGCTGTGCAGCATAACTGAACTGATGGAATGTGGTTGTTTCTCTCAGACGATCGACTGATGCGGTGTGTCTCGTAGTTGCTCCTGTAGTATCCTAGAAGTATTGTGTGGCTTAATACGTTGTAGTGCTTTTCCGTTGAATACCCGTCtttgcattgcattggtgTGCTGGGTGGCTGAATTCTGTCTTAAGCCAGCCTGGAAATTTTCTCTACGCGGGTGGCTGTGATGGTGATTTATTATGCTTTGCTGCTGAAACTGTGTTTTTACTGGGAAGCGAAGTGTATAGGTCAATACGTTATGTTGGTGGTGTAGTCATTGGTAACCTACATGTAAGATATATTATGATACTctgtttttcatattttaattcATCGTAGTACAAGATAATGTTTCAGGGCGTTTCCGAACGATCAGGTTTTTATCACATTTCTTAGAGTAGTTTAtccgttttcctctttttctcttttgcgaTTATTCTCTTGTTTTATTTACATGATTGTTTTCTTAACTTGGTTTACGCTCTTAACGACTTAAGCGCATGCCGCTAATATTGTGTTTCATGAAAAGTCCATAGAGTTGCCAGATGTGAGATATACGAAAAACTTGTCTATGTAATGTTGATAATCCATGCAATTATCCGTTCATGTGGTTATGATACGTAACTAAATCTTGTAATCCAAACCTTGCCATAGAAGATTAATGTGAATCCCTTCTCGAGAATGTACGTTCTAAAAATCCTAGGctgtttgtgttggtggtggtggtggtggtggtgatcggtaTTCGATTCGATCTGGCAACGCCTATTGTTTACGATTGGTTTTTAAATTatacacattttttcaacataaaCCAACGTTTCCGTTTCATGCAATGCTTTTTATATGCCATCTTTCACTGCAGTTTGGTTTAATTGAGtttatggttttctttttgttaaaTGTACAAACATTTTACAGTTTAGATAGAGCAAGTACGATCGATGTGATGTTGTTTgctgatttcatttcgtttcgtgtgaTTCAAGTATGACTTGACTCTGTTCTATTCCCCCATTCCACCAAATAACCCCTCACACCATCATCTTCAACTTCATCTATGAACTGACTGGCTAACATACtaataatgtttttcttttctcttctcgcttctcccccttttgcccgattggtttgtgtttctttcttctttacTTCTTGGTATTCGTACGCTGACTTCGCACGAATGATGGACCACCAAACAGCCTAAAGAAGCGAGGGTAGTACGATAAAAGTAAAACACTCTGCCGCATAATCGCACCTATTCTTATTGTAACTGGAAGGGGATGGGACGGAATACGAGAAAGGCAAAAATTACACATCTATTCCCATAACGAGACACACGTAAAAGAACTACGGTGTATGATACTAAGACTAAGTATATGCGATAGATATTAGTCGctgaaaacacaaacacacacacgcacacatacatacatacacactaataacacaccgacaccagaagaataaaatgttttctcATCCTACAATCGcaggaaaaaataatgaagaaaacaacataaacaaataaactaTCTATGTTTCGCGCCTAAAATAACAAATCaaaaagaggagaggagaaaaCTAACagaaattaacaaaacaaaagcaaacatctTCAATGCGGAACATCTTAAAGCGTAAAGGGAAGAGATAATACTTCAAAACACTCTCATATGCAGCAGAACGCTGTTGGCAGTTAAATAAGCGAGTGAAATGAAGTTTCAAATATAACTAATTAAACACACCACTcacacacaacaaccacaacaaccaccacccaccatcacTCCCCAAAAATGTATATCGGAAAGGAAAGTGGTGTTATATTACCAATTGAACAAGATTAGCATCATACATACCTGTGGTTCGTCGAACGGAACAGGAGCGAAGTAATTCAATCACACAATAAGCCATACTTAAggagaaaaggggaaagcaAATACTAAATGAAACAAAGTTAAGCAAAATATACACCAGCGTAATATAGAGGATTGGCTCTCGATAAAAAGAGGATCCGCCAGAtgagaaacgaaaacaacaaacgaacacacaacacaacacacacagagtcaaATACAACCACACATATGTATTATCTTATCGGAATCAATTAGTAACAATTTCTCAACGAGACACACGGTAACGACAAAGCAAGGCCGGGAGTATGCTGCGGCGGGTAGCTAACAAAGCGAGCAGGTGCAAagtaaaaaagggggaaacctAGAGACCTAGAGACCGACAAATAGTTCCACAAAAAAGCTTCCCCTCACACTACTTCACCCGTACTTTCTTCCGTTAATTATCTAGCTAATAATAATCTGTTTCTCTGAAtctaaagcaaacaaacaaacaaaacaaaacgaactaCAAAAGCaagatgaaaaagaagaaagagaaggggTGAAGTAAGGCGAGAGTCTCATTCTTATAGCTCGAGATCGatatttattgttgttgtttcacaATGCTTAGGGAAATCTTTATGTAAGGGCCGATTATTGAAGGGATCCGTGTGCATCCCtggagcagaacagaacagagcagtTCCCCCTTGATCCACACGAGAACCACTTTAACCAACGCTATTCGTAACCCCCGTAATTTGAAATGCGAAAACACctcaccatcacaccaccaaTCGACATGacagaccaccaccatatACATACCAGGAGAAAATGTATCGCGATGTGTGTAGCTGTACGTTTTCGAATTTTCCATCGATGTatcatctctctttctgtctagATGTGAAGCGTTTCCTCTTTTCCCTCACACCCTCTCCATTTCCCCTCTTCACATCATCACCTGTAAACGAAAAAGGATGTGCGCATTGCATTGCTATAATCGTATCATAGCGTTTCGCGCACTTTCTGGTAAGAGTGTGTAACGCATGCACTATAGGCACCCTTATTATTGGACAGGTTGGTGCAGTGTTGTTACAGTTGTAACCGAAGCCGATGTTGAATGTACATAAATGTAAGACTATTTCTCAGGCtagttttttcttccttttcaaGTGGATCATCCCTTAACTTGTCTCTCGGCAAATAGTTTGTTTAACGCTGCTT is a window of Anopheles aquasalis chromosome 2, idAnoAquaMG_Q_19, whole genome shotgun sequence DNA encoding:
- the LOC126572175 gene encoding synapse-associated protein of 47 kDa isoform X2; translated protein: MFSGLTNQVSSWIGAAKGEPQDEEVPTPPNSAATTATATTSAATAATTAAAAPAPDASAGAAGDGGDKSPTKGGVFSGVSSKVTGWLGNASIPSMPTIPTVSMPAMPAMPSMPSIPGLRKTNQTDENGGIANEGLVTSPEKASQGISGSTDAADEEDRSRYISRPQESATGGADSRPATGPGTPTEENAGQIGQVTHKVTAGAKSIGSFLYSSFNKAGDKIKHLKDNSILGEFSKEQEAFIKNQQGGNGAGVCPWVGHANEAKIKEEILSLSADRRNFVRAPPAGVEFEFDYDSSYPVALAIMNDDKELEKMRFELVPKIITEESFWRNYFYRVSLICQAADLGTLGDSNEFVKRGASEDTEGSVPVASDASKCKVPDSAKSSTAAPESSRESEKADMTAKDVPANASASTGAVLKNKPSEFVSDSFQTNEQDLAEVQAGMKTLGIDSLARQANESIGQELEKTEEQWEKDLEAELQDYELVNDGSNERNANWEKDVDELLDDDETDLK
- the LOC126572175 gene encoding synapse-associated protein of 47 kDa isoform X3 yields the protein MNMFSGLTNQVSSWIGAAKGEPQDEEVPTPPNSAATTATATTSAATAATTAAAAPAPDASAGAAGDGGDKSPTKGGVFSGVSSKVTGWLGNASIPSMPTIPTVSMPAMPAMPSMPSIPGLRKTNQTDENGGIANEGLVTSPEKASQGISGSTDAADEEDRSSRPQESATGGADSRPATGPGTPTEENAGQIGQVTHKVTAGAKSIGSFLYSSFNKAGDKIKHLKDNSILGEFSKEQEAFIKNQQGGNGAGVCPWVGHANEAKIKEEILSLSADRRNFVRAPPAGVEFEFDYDSSYPVALAIMNDDKELEKMRFELVPKIITEESFWRNYFYRVSLICQAADLGTLGDSNEFVKRGASEDTEGSVPVASDASKCKVPDSAKSSTAAPESSRESEKADMTAKDVPANASASTGAVLKNKPSEFVSDSFQTNEQDLAEVQAGMKTLGIDSLARQANESIGQELEKTEEQWEKDLEAELQDYELVNDGSNERNANWEKDVDELLDDDETDLK
- the LOC126572175 gene encoding synapse-associated protein of 47 kDa isoform X8, producing MNMFSGLTNQVSSWIGAAKGEPQDEEVPTPPNSAATTATATTSAATAATTAAAAPAPDASAGAAGDGGDKSPTKGGVFSGVSSKVTGWLGNASIPSMPTIPTVSMPAMPAMPSMPSIPGLRKTNQTDENGGIANEGLVTSPEKASQGISGSTDAADEEDRSRYISRPQESATGGADSRPATGPGTPTEENAGQIGQVTHKVTAGAKSIGSFLYSSFNKAGDKIKHLKDNSILGEFSKEQEAFIKNQQGGNGAGVCPWVGHANEAKIKEEILSLSADRRNFVRAPPAGVEFEFDYDSSYPVALAIMNDDKELEKMRFELVPKIITEESFWRNYFYRVSLICQAADLGTLGDSNEFVKRGASEDTEA
- the LOC126572175 gene encoding synapse-associated protein of 47 kDa isoform X1, giving the protein MNMFSGLTNQVSSWIGAAKGEPQDEEVPTPPNSAATTATATTSAATAATTAAAAPAPDASAGAAGDGGDKSPTKGGVFSGVSSKVTGWLGNASIPSMPTIPTVSMPAMPAMPSMPSIPGLRKTNQTDENGGIANEGLVTSPEKASQGISGSTDAADEEDRSRYISRPQESATGGADSRPATGPGTPTEENAGQIGQVTHKVTAGAKSIGSFLYSSFNKAGDKIKHLKDNSILGEFSKEQEAFIKNQQGGNGAGVCPWVGHANEAKIKEEILSLSADRRNFVRAPPAGVEFEFDYDSSYPVALAIMNDDKELEKMRFELVPKIITEESFWRNYFYRVSLICQAADLGTLGDSNEFVKRGASEDTEGSVPVASDASKCKVPDSAKSSTAAPESSRESEKADMTAKDVPANASASTGAVLKNKPSEFVSDSFQTNEQDLAEVQAGMKTLGIDSLARQANESIGQELEKTEEQWEKDLEAELQDYELVNDGSNERNANWEKDVDELLDDDETDLK
- the LOC126572175 gene encoding synapse-associated protein of 47 kDa isoform X6, coding for MNMFSGLTNQVSSWIGAAKGEPQDEEVPTPPNSAATTATATTSAATAATTAAAAPAPDASAGAAGDGGDKSPTKGGVFSGVSSKVTGWLGNASIPSMPTIPTVSMPAMPAMPSMPSIPGLRKTNQTDENGGIANEGLVTSPEKASQGISGSTDAADEEDRSRYISRPQESATGGADSRPATGPGTPTEENAGQIGQVTHKVTAGAKSIGSFLYSSFNKAGDKIKHLKDNSILGEFSKEQEAFIKNQQGGNGAGVCPWVGHANEAKIKEEILSLSADRRNFVRAPPAGVEFEFDYDSSYPVALAIMNDDKELEKMRFELVPKIITEESFWRNYFYRVSLICQAADLGTLGDSNEFVKRGASEDTEDIQSSNSGKTTEEQWEKDLEAELQDYELVNDGSNERNANWEKDVDELLDDDETDLK
- the LOC126572175 gene encoding synapse-associated protein of 47 kDa isoform X5, yielding MNMFSGLTNQVSSWIGAAKGEPQDEEVPTPPNSAATTATATTSAATAATTAAAAPAPDASAGAAGDGGDKSPTKGGVFSGVSSKVTGWLGNASIPSMPTIPTVSMPAMPAMPSMPSIPGLRKTNQTDENGGIANEGLVTSPEKASQGISGSTDAADEEDRSSATGGADSRPATGPGTPTEENAGQIGQVTHKVTAGAKSIGSFLYSSFNKAGDKIKHLKDNSILGEFSKEQEAFIKNQQGGNGAGVCPWVGHANEAKIKEEILSLSADRRNFVRAPPAGVEFEFDYDSSYPVALAIMNDDKELEKMRFELVPKIITEESFWRNYFYRVSLICQAADLGTLGDSNEFVKRGASEDTEGSVPVASDASKCKVPDSAKSSTAAPESSRESEKADMTAKDVPANASASTGAVLKNKPSEFVSDSFQTNEQDLAEVQAGMKTLGIDSLARQANESIGQELEKTEEQWEKDLEAELQDYELVNDGSNERNANWEKDVDELLDDDETDLK
- the LOC126572175 gene encoding synapse-associated protein of 47 kDa isoform X4; protein product: MNMFSGLTNQVSSWIGAAKGEPQDEEVPTPPNSAATTATATTSAATAATTAAAAPAPDASAGAAGDGGDKSPTKGGVFSGVSSKVTGWLGNASIPSMPTIPTVSMPAMPAMPSMPSIPGLRKTNQTDENGGIANEGLVTSPEKASQGISGSTDAADEEDRSRYISATGGADSRPATGPGTPTEENAGQIGQVTHKVTAGAKSIGSFLYSSFNKAGDKIKHLKDNSILGEFSKEQEAFIKNQQGGNGAGVCPWVGHANEAKIKEEILSLSADRRNFVRAPPAGVEFEFDYDSSYPVALAIMNDDKELEKMRFELVPKIITEESFWRNYFYRVSLICQAADLGTLGDSNEFVKRGASEDTEGSVPVASDASKCKVPDSAKSSTAAPESSRESEKADMTAKDVPANASASTGAVLKNKPSEFVSDSFQTNEQDLAEVQAGMKTLGIDSLARQANESIGQELEKTEEQWEKDLEAELQDYELVNDGSNERNANWEKDVDELLDDDETDLK